A section of the Larus michahellis chromosome 1, bLarMic1.1, whole genome shotgun sequence genome encodes:
- the LOC141737794 gene encoding killer cell lectin-like receptor subfamily G member 1 translates to MEGSRSETSAAEASEEIIYTSVKFSQDPPPRAKSGQERRAPCLWPAVVRGLAIGFGILSMLLAIALIWKISDSQPRCPEQWVAYRGSCYSFSKEKKDWHSSQQSCSEQGAHLLVISDTREMDLFKSIQTECFWIGLRNSTGSVWIWEDGSIFNGTKITSNSPVQHCAVLIKGHFQASSCEYAAPWICEKSLR, encoded by the exons ATGGAGGGAAGCAGATCAGAAACTTCTGCAGCCGAAGCAAGTGAGGAAATAATTTATACTTCTGTAAAATTCTCTCAGGATCCTCCACCAAGGGCCAAATCTGGGCAGGAAAGGAGAG CTCCCTGTCTGTGGCCAGCAGTTGTGCGAGGCTTGGCTATAGGCTTTGGGATACTGAGCATGCTCCTAGCGATTGCTTTGATTTGGAAGATTA GTGACTCCCAACCACGCTGCCCTGAGCAGTGGGTGGCCTACAGAGGGAGCTGCTACTCCTTCTCCAAGGAGAAGAAGGACTGGCATTCCAGCCAGCAATCCTGCTCGGAGCAGGGAGCTCATCTCCTGGTGATCAGCGATACCAGAGAAATG GACCTGTTCAAGAGTATTCAGACAGAATGTTTCTGGATTGGACTGAGGAACAGCACAGGCTCTGTCTGGATTTGGGAAGATGGCTCTATATTCAATGGCACCAA GATCACCTCTAACAGCCCTGTGCAACACTGTGCTGTCCTGATAAAAGGTCACTTTCAGGCCTCCAGCTGTGAATATGCTGCTCCGTGGATCTGTGAGAAATCTCTCAGATAA